A window of Metabacillus sp. B2-18 contains these coding sequences:
- a CDS encoding NAD(P)-dependent malic enzyme produces the protein MSTLREEAIKMHKDNKGKLGVHSKVPVRNAKDLSLAYSPGVAEPCLDIHEDESKAYEYTMKGNLVAVVSNGTAVLGLGNIGPKAAMPVMEGKALLFKSFADVDAFPICLNTTDSDKIVETVKLLEPTFGGVNLEDIAAPHCFEIEERLKKACDIPIFHDDQHGTAIVTAAGLINALKLADKKIENISVVVNGAGAAGVAIVKLLLHMGVKDVVLCDTKGIIYEGRSAGMNSFKEELAAMTNKDQKQGNLADALEGADVFVGVSVAGAVTKEMVASMNQDSIIFAMANPVPEIMPNEAKEAGALVVGTGRSDFPNQVNNVLAFPGIFRGALDVQAKEINEEMKLAAVHAIAELISEQDLTSDYVIPDPFDQRVVAHVASAVAKAAMDSGVARKAIDVAEMKKHLLSKVAEPQLTY, from the coding sequence TAAAGATTTAAGCTTAGCTTATTCTCCAGGTGTTGCAGAGCCATGCTTGGACATTCATGAAGACGAAAGCAAGGCATATGAGTATACAATGAAGGGTAATTTAGTTGCGGTTGTTTCTAATGGTACAGCTGTACTTGGCCTTGGTAATATTGGACCAAAAGCAGCAATGCCTGTTATGGAAGGAAAAGCACTATTATTTAAATCATTTGCGGATGTGGATGCCTTTCCAATTTGTTTAAACACAACAGATTCAGATAAGATCGTTGAAACAGTTAAGCTATTAGAACCAACCTTTGGTGGAGTAAACCTAGAGGATATTGCCGCTCCACATTGCTTTGAGATTGAAGAAAGATTAAAGAAAGCATGCGATATTCCAATCTTCCATGATGATCAACATGGTACGGCGATTGTGACTGCTGCTGGACTTATTAATGCTCTAAAGCTAGCAGATAAAAAAATAGAAAACATCTCAGTGGTTGTAAATGGTGCAGGTGCTGCAGGTGTTGCGATTGTAAAGCTGCTGCTTCATATGGGTGTGAAAGATGTTGTTTTATGTGATACAAAAGGAATTATTTATGAAGGTCGTTCTGCAGGAATGAATTCATTTAAAGAAGAATTGGCAGCTATGACAAATAAAGACCAAAAGCAAGGGAACTTAGCCGATGCTCTTGAAGGAGCAGATGTGTTTGTTGGTGTATCTGTAGCAGGAGCTGTTACAAAGGAAATGGTTGCATCAATGAATCAAGATTCAATCATTTTTGCAATGGCGAACCCTGTACCTGAGATTATGCCGAATGAAGCGAAAGAAGCAGGAGCACTTGTTGTAGGAACAGGAAGATCTGATTTTCCTAACCAAGTAAATAATGTTCTTGCCTTCCCTGGAATTTTCCGTGGTGCACTAGATGTTCAAGCAAAAGAAATTAATGAAGAAATGAAGCTTGCAGCTGTTCATGCAATTGCTGAGTTAATTTCAGAACAAGATTTAACGAGTGATTACGTAATACCAGATCCATTTGATCAAAGAGTTGTTGCTCACGTGGCATCAGCTGTTGCAAAGGCAGCAATGGATTCAGGTGTTGCCCGAAAAGCAATTGATGTAGCAGAAATGAAGAAGCATTTATTATCAAAAGTAGCTGAACCACAATTAACATATTAA